In one Paenibacillus sp. JQZ6Y-1 genomic region, the following are encoded:
- a CDS encoding amino acid adenylation domain-containing protein has protein sequence MTDSDSSIFEAPMSYGQQRLWFLQQLRPDTSAYHIPFALDITGPLSVERFQAALQALINKHEPFRTRFAHDDTGYKQWIHAQAEVKLHYISYDDGDVEQHRQQALQSIEQDQRQPFSLATQFPYRLYLFRLADQQYLFYANIHHIMFDRASFAVFMDDLLHHYEHQEMSPLSETDIQYADYCFWQQEQMEQGNLALQQQYWLDELQNYPVLHLKPTEQRRGSGNVFPFSIEEEVYQRLQQWCRQEGLTLNMGLLSAYHIFLSLYSGQQDLLVATPVAGRTLREVEHTIGFFVNTVLIRSQTDLRQSFQQYVHQVKRKCLQAYANQDIPFDKLVELINPQRDGASSPLFQTLFSLQNQLSSHWTTADLQMNMLELRNDDAKCDLALLMSETDTGLMGEWQYDDALWQRDELERMTAHFQHIVQFLTQHPERSMQEMDILTVEEKRLIREMNQTTSVYPQDTIIALFERQAERTPDHIAIEQDNEQMTYWQLNQVASQLAQRLQQSGVATGQRVGIRLARSSGFIVSALAVLKLGGVYVPLDPQLPEERLQYIVQDSGVSVMIVETLLDAATMTSHVVTIPYEQPVHDGGAEHMMSVPGTVDQLAYIIYTSGSTGQPKGVAIKHRGVARLVQQTNYIDIQSQDRIAQTMNVSFDISAFEIWGALLNGAALVILPQHVLISPPQLKDWLEDQRISIMAISAALFHTTARVQPDAFRCLQYLLIGGEALNGKWVERVIAAGAPVQMLNSYGPSENTAITMNFQIQRDQWQPHPTVPIGTPVSNTYVYVLNTYDQPVPIGMTGELVVGGDGLAAGYWNRPELTAEKFVHLPHLTDGLLYRTGDLVQWRIDGQIEFIGRTDDQIKLRGHRIELGEVEEALRMCTGIHDAVALLTQAPGQDEDILAVYYTTDRVQEVAVLREQLSQRLPAYMLPSAWRELSSFALTVNGKIDRKQLPAIEEQDLRQQAYEAPDRLGEQIIADIWQQILGREQIGAYDHFFAIGGHSLLAAQVVSRLEEALQRQLSLRMLFDYPVLRELAEQIQKQPVLAASEPIVSYRSPDGKYPLSPAQQRLWLVQQLEPDSKAYHIPFAFHLYGAVDGDRLEQAIHMILNRHDSLRTIFVEQQGSVYQQVTEQLTMLERSSLHVPQEEVEQHIQEILEREAWQPLSLTDAPPLRLRLIEVSRDHYVLSWVIHHILFDGWSVNVLQQELEAAYRQWEIPVQHLQYSDYACWQREEAQQQRQQQQLSYWVEELGGTLPVLELATQYRRPKNPSSAGCSLQHVLPEGLTQALRSWSSEQEVTLPMTLLAAFQILLSRYSSQEEMLIGMPVAGRGRAEWENLIGFFVNTVVIRTTLEGNPTFLDYVQQVKEKCLNAYAHQDVSFERVVEAVQPERQRGYHPVFQVMFSSDYASGSSPMLSDDIQLTSIELENKVSKFDLSLHIAEQPHQVAFELQYRLDLFGEQMMTEFAGHWEALLHEIVAQPEQKVCQLPIQQQPASKLMNSALPLHDSALPLFDDNINSLHADPPLQHLFFYDYIDEMAKQQPLETAIIFKQQRITYSEMAKYANQIASYLTKRGYPAQSAIGVYMQKDWNVVPIVLGIMKAGHIFVPLDPQHPTQRIQYIVNDIQLRAVFVQQQQPLQGVYGTELLEVEQIWSTIVSMPSSFVYPDRQPQDGAYIIYTSGTTGKPKGILIHHRNLAHACPSWQTAYHSDQLQRYAQLASIAFDVFIQDMVRCLCFGGTLIVCDRSTLIHMPDLYELLYTERVEFGEFVPAVLKKLAAYMQEHQRYLPELKLIVSGADTWYAKDFADLRRLFHEQVTFINSYGVTEVTVDNLYFELAPSTQLDTEVVPIGQPFPHIRAYILDAHQQPVPNGVAGELYLGGPSVSQGYYNQPERTAEAFVSLPHIDSSVLYRTGDLVRRSLTGPIEFLGRRDYQVKIRGYRIETGEIEAIIRQTGLVRDARVTVKSIRGNQQLVAYLIPQPHLSGASVQEELIRLLKDELPAYMVPYAMMELEQFPLNDNGKIDTKSLPEPNVEQREEAFAAPQNDFEMLVADIWQHVLQAERIGRNDHFFEIGGHSLVAAQVISRLQQQLQMNIPLSVLFDYPVLAQMAAHIEQLIMQQLYEMSDEDAARMLTH, from the coding sequence GTGACTGATTCGGATTCTTCCATTTTTGAAGCGCCGATGTCTTATGGGCAGCAGCGTCTCTGGTTTTTGCAGCAGCTTCGTCCCGATACGAGCGCGTATCATATTCCGTTTGCACTCGATATTACGGGTCCCTTATCCGTAGAGCGATTCCAAGCCGCGCTTCAGGCACTTATCAACAAGCATGAACCGTTTCGGACTCGCTTTGCCCATGATGATACTGGATATAAACAATGGATTCATGCACAGGCGGAAGTGAAGCTGCACTATATCTCATATGACGATGGGGATGTGGAGCAGCATCGACAGCAAGCGCTGCAATCTATTGAGCAAGATCAGCGTCAGCCGTTCTCATTGGCAACTCAGTTTCCATATCGCTTGTATCTGTTTCGGCTGGCGGATCAGCAGTATTTGTTTTATGCCAACATTCATCATATTATGTTTGATCGCGCCTCATTCGCTGTTTTTATGGATGATCTGCTACATCATTATGAGCACCAAGAGATGTCGCCGTTATCGGAAACGGATATTCAATACGCCGATTATTGCTTTTGGCAGCAGGAGCAGATGGAGCAGGGCAATCTAGCGTTGCAGCAACAGTATTGGCTGGATGAACTTCAGAACTATCCGGTCCTGCATTTGAAGCCGACGGAGCAGCGTCGTGGTAGCGGGAATGTGTTCCCGTTTTCTATAGAGGAGGAAGTCTATCAACGGCTACAGCAGTGGTGCCGTCAGGAGGGCTTGACCCTGAATATGGGCTTGCTGTCCGCCTATCATATCTTCCTATCTCTCTATTCTGGGCAACAGGATCTGCTCGTCGCCACGCCAGTTGCGGGTAGAACGCTGCGTGAAGTGGAGCATACGATTGGCTTTTTTGTAAATACCGTGCTGATTCGTTCGCAAACAGATTTGCGGCAAAGCTTTCAACAGTATGTGCATCAGGTGAAGCGCAAGTGCTTGCAGGCATATGCCAATCAGGATATTCCTTTCGATAAATTGGTTGAGCTTATCAATCCGCAGCGTGACGGGGCTTCATCACCGTTGTTCCAGACGCTGTTTTCCCTGCAAAATCAATTGTCCTCCCATTGGACGACCGCCGACCTTCAGATGAATATGTTGGAGCTACGCAATGACGATGCCAAGTGTGATCTTGCATTGCTAATGAGCGAGACTGATACCGGGCTGATGGGCGAATGGCAATATGATGATGCTTTATGGCAACGAGATGAGCTGGAGCGGATGACGGCGCATTTTCAACATATCGTACAGTTCCTTACGCAGCATCCTGAGCGTTCTATGCAGGAGATGGATATACTCACTGTTGAGGAAAAGCGACTGATTCGCGAAATGAACCAGACAACCTCTGTGTATCCACAGGATACGATCATTGCTTTGTTTGAGCGGCAGGCAGAGCGTACGCCTGATCATATCGCGATTGAACAAGATAACGAGCAGATGACATATTGGCAATTGAATCAGGTGGCAAGCCAATTGGCACAGCGATTGCAACAAAGCGGTGTCGCCACTGGTCAGCGAGTGGGTATTCGACTTGCACGGTCTAGCGGGTTTATCGTATCGGCACTAGCAGTATTGAAGCTGGGCGGTGTGTATGTACCGCTTGATCCCCAATTGCCGGAGGAACGCCTGCAGTACATTGTGCAGGATAGCGGTGTGAGTGTGATGATTGTGGAGACTTTGCTGGATGCGGCTACAATGACCTCACATGTCGTAACAATCCCTTATGAACAACCGGTTCATGACGGTGGGGCGGAACATATGATGTCGGTGCCGGGTACGGTGGATCAACTGGCGTACATCATTTATACATCTGGTTCGACTGGACAGCCGAAGGGCGTGGCGATCAAGCATCGCGGTGTCGCTCGTCTTGTGCAGCAGACGAATTATATTGATATACAGTCGCAGGATCGTATCGCGCAAACGATGAATGTATCGTTTGATATTTCCGCATTTGAAATCTGGGGTGCCTTGCTGAATGGAGCAGCATTAGTTATTTTGCCCCAGCATGTGTTGATCTCGCCTCCCCAGCTGAAGGACTGGCTGGAAGATCAGCGAATCAGCATTATGGCGATATCGGCAGCGCTGTTTCATACGACAGCACGAGTGCAACCGGATGCGTTTCGTTGTTTGCAATATTTGTTGATCGGCGGAGAGGCTTTGAATGGCAAATGGGTGGAGCGAGTCATCGCAGCAGGCGCACCTGTACAGATGCTTAATTCATACGGACCGAGTGAAAACACCGCGATCACGATGAATTTTCAGATTCAGAGAGATCAGTGGCAACCCCATCCGACGGTTCCGATTGGCACTCCCGTTTCCAATACATATGTGTATGTGCTGAATACATACGATCAGCCCGTTCCCATCGGTATGACTGGCGAATTGGTTGTTGGCGGCGATGGACTGGCAGCAGGATACTGGAATCGACCAGAACTGACGGCGGAGAAATTTGTTCATTTGCCGCACCTAACGGATGGGTTGCTGTATCGCACGGGCGATCTGGTGCAGTGGCGTATCGATGGTCAGATCGAGTTTATCGGTCGTACGGATGATCAGATCAAGCTGCGTGGGCATCGAATCGAGCTAGGTGAGGTGGAGGAAGCATTGCGGATGTGTACAGGCATTCATGATGCTGTGGCATTGCTGACCCAAGCGCCGGGACAGGATGAAGACATACTTGCTGTCTATTACACAACCGATCGAGTACAGGAGGTTGCTGTATTGCGGGAGCAGCTCAGTCAGCGATTGCCAGCGTATATGCTGCCGTCTGCTTGGCGAGAACTGTCTTCCTTTGCCTTGACGGTGAATGGGAAAATTGACCGCAAGCAGCTGCCAGCCATTGAGGAGCAGGATTTGCGTCAGCAGGCATATGAAGCACCGGATCGTCTGGGTGAGCAGATCATCGCCGACATTTGGCAGCAGATTCTTGGTCGAGAGCAGATTGGAGCGTATGATCACTTCTTCGCGATTGGCGGGCATTCGTTGTTGGCAGCGCAAGTGGTGAGTCGGTTAGAGGAAGCGTTGCAGCGTCAGCTTAGCTTGCGGATGTTGTTTGATTATCCGGTGCTGAGAGAACTGGCAGAGCAGATTCAGAAGCAGCCGGTATTGGCAGCCAGTGAGCCAATTGTGTCGTATCGCTCGCCAGATGGGAAATATCCGTTATCGCCTGCCCAGCAGCGATTATGGCTAGTGCAGCAGTTGGAGCCAGACAGCAAGGCGTATCATATTCCGTTTGCCTTTCATCTGTACGGAGCGGTGGACGGAGATCGGTTGGAGCAAGCGATTCATATGATTTTGAATCGCCATGATAGTCTGCGAACGATCTTCGTTGAGCAGCAGGGAAGCGTTTATCAACAGGTGACCGAGCAGTTAACTATGTTGGAGCGCTCTTCCTTGCATGTTCCGCAGGAGGAAGTGGAGCAGCATATTCAGGAGATTTTAGAGCGAGAAGCATGGCAGCCATTGTCACTAACAGATGCGCCGCCACTACGCTTGCGTCTGATTGAAGTCTCACGGGATCATTATGTACTGAGCTGGGTCATTCATCATATCCTATTCGATGGCTGGTCGGTGAATGTGTTGCAACAGGAGCTGGAGGCTGCTTATCGACAATGGGAGATTCCCGTGCAGCACTTACAATATAGCGATTATGCCTGCTGGCAGCGGGAAGAAGCACAGCAGCAACGTCAGCAGCAGCAATTGTCATACTGGGTGGAAGAACTGGGCGGCACCTTGCCTGTTCTGGAATTAGCGACTCAGTATCGTCGCCCCAAGAATCCTTCGTCTGCTGGGTGCAGCTTGCAGCATGTATTGCCTGAAGGCTTGACTCAAGCGTTGCGAAGCTGGAGTAGTGAGCAGGAGGTAACATTGCCGATGACGCTACTAGCAGCCTTCCAAATCTTGCTGTCTCGGTATAGCAGTCAGGAAGAAATGCTGATTGGTATGCCGGTTGCGGGTAGAGGACGCGCAGAGTGGGAGAACTTGATCGGCTTTTTCGTGAATACAGTCGTTATTCGCACCACATTGGAAGGAAATCCGACGTTCCTTGATTATGTCCAGCAGGTCAAGGAAAAGTGTCTGAATGCGTATGCGCATCAGGACGTATCGTTTGAGCGCGTAGTAGAAGCTGTTCAGCCGGAACGTCAGCGCGGCTATCATCCGGTATTTCAGGTGATGTTTTCGTCTGATTATGCTAGCGGATCGTCTCCGATGCTGTCAGACGATATCCAGCTGACAAGTATCGAACTGGAAAACAAAGTGTCCAAATTCGATCTGTCTCTGCATATCGCTGAACAGCCGCATCAGGTGGCATTTGAATTGCAATATCGACTGGATCTGTTCGGTGAGCAGATGATGACTGAGTTTGCTGGACATTGGGAAGCATTGCTGCACGAGATTGTAGCACAGCCTGAACAAAAGGTATGCCAGCTGCCGATTCAGCAGCAACCGGCATCGAAGTTAATGAATTCAGCATTGCCATTGCACGATTCAGCATTGCCATTGTTTGATGACAACATAAACAGCCTACATGCAGATCCGCCGCTACAGCATCTATTTTTCTATGATTATATCGACGAGATGGCGAAGCAGCAGCCGTTAGAGACTGCGATTATCTTCAAGCAGCAACGCATAACGTACAGCGAAATGGCGAAGTATGCGAATCAGATTGCTAGTTATTTGACTAAACGCGGGTATCCAGCGCAATCGGCGATTGGTGTGTATATGCAGAAGGATTGGAATGTCGTTCCCATCGTGCTCGGCATTATGAAGGCGGGTCATATCTTCGTTCCGCTTGATCCGCAGCATCCGACACAGCGTATTCAGTATATTGTGAACGATATTCAACTGCGTGCCGTGTTTGTGCAGCAGCAGCAACCATTGCAGGGCGTATACGGAACCGAGCTACTGGAAGTAGAACAAATCTGGTCTACCATCGTCTCCATGCCATCTTCCTTTGTCTATCCTGATCGGCAGCCGCAAGATGGGGCGTATATCATTTACACCTCTGGTACAACGGGTAAGCCGAAGGGCATTTTGATCCATCATCGTAATCTCGCCCACGCCTGCCCATCGTGGCAAACTGCGTATCACTCTGATCAATTGCAGCGTTATGCGCAGCTGGCGAGCATCGCCTTTGATGTATTTATTCAGGATATGGTGCGTTGTTTATGCTTTGGCGGCACGTTGATTGTCTGCGATCGTTCGACGCTGATTCATATGCCTGATCTATATGAGCTGCTGTACACCGAGCGAGTAGAATTTGGCGAATTTGTTCCAGCAGTGCTGAAGAAGCTTGCTGCTTACATGCAGGAGCATCAACGATATTTGCCGGAATTGAAGCTGATCGTCTCTGGGGCGGATACGTGGTACGCAAAGGATTTTGCTGATCTACGCCGTTTGTTCCATGAGCAGGTTACCTTTATCAATTCGTATGGAGTGACGGAAGTGACCGTAGATAATCTGTATTTTGAGCTTGCACCGTCAACACAGCTAGATACAGAAGTAGTGCCAATCGGTCAGCCGTTTCCACATATTCGCGCTTATATTCTGGATGCCCATCAACAGCCTGTACCGAATGGCGTCGCGGGTGAATTGTATCTGGGTGGACCATCCGTATCCCAAGGATATTACAATCAGCCGGAACGCACGGCAGAAGCATTTGTCAGCTTGCCGCACATTGATTCCAGCGTATTGTACCGCACCGGCGATCTGGTACGGCGTTCACTTACTGGACCGATTGAATTTTTGGGACGACGGGATTATCAGGTCAAAATTAGAGGCTATCGCATCGAAACTGGCGAGATTGAAGCAATTATTCGTCAAACTGGACTTGTACGTGATGCCAGAGTGACCGTCAAATCCATCCGTGGCAATCAGCAGTTGGTCGCATATCTGATTCCGCAACCTCATCTGTCAGGCGCCTCAGTACAGGAGGAATTGATTCGTCTATTAAAAGATGAATTGCCTGCATATATGGTGCCTTATGCGATGATGGAGCTGGAGCAATTCCCACTGAATGATAACGGCAAAATCGATACCAAATCCCTGCCAGAGCCGAATGTAGAGCAACGCGAAGAAGCATTTGCCGCTCCCCAAAATGATTTTGAAATGCTGGTTGCTGATATTTGGCAGCATGTATTGCAAGCTGAGCGAATTGGGCGCAACGATCACTTTTTTGAAATCGGTGGGCATTCCCTTGTCGCTGCGCAGGTGATCTCCCGCTTACAGCAGCAATTGCAGATGAATATTCCACTGAGCGTGCTGTTTGATTATCCTGTGCTTGCCCAAATGGCAGCGCATATCGAGCAGCTGATCATGCAGCAGTTATATGAGATGTCAGACGAAGATGCCGCACGCATGCTGACCCATTAA